One stretch of Natronobacterium gregoryi SP2 DNA includes these proteins:
- a CDS encoding dipeptide ABC transporter ATP-binding protein: MRLNVSDLHVRFRTRSGPVHAVNGASFTVDAGEIVGLVGESGCGKSTTARSITRLEGPGEIVRGSLEFGGTDLTVADEHTLRRLRGRELAMVFQNPETTLNPTYTVGEQIAEALRVHRDPDDQPFFRELFAGVTSRIGSNRTRNRVLELMDEVGIPSPDARIDDYPHQFSGGLCQRAMLAIALARRPSLLVADEPTTALDTTTQAAILERLSTLNDEYGMGILLISHDLGIVSQLCDRTIVMYDGVVVESGPTEQLLSNPAHPYTKALLDCRPSRSEPGETLPTVGGSPPGDSPPAGCRFVERCPFARDSCRDDGQNAVSLPSGRVVRCDVPAARDADLESVGTATEYDCPEPTVEDDPSTTANGMATDSSTGPDTPRRRPSTSATDDETDRVEPVLELESVTKSFRTADGVLDRVLGTDEQLPAVSDVSLELRRGETLGLVGESGCGKSTLARVIAGLESPTDGTVSLHGEPVGDVDSRRTDQLSEVGVVFQNPGTSFDPRLTVGESLAEPLLEAGWEATRRKRRIEELLSLVELPLEYADRYPGQLSKGQLQRVGIARALALEPAILLLDEPTGALDVSVQATVLNVLARLQADLDLTYLFVSHDLEVVRHVADRVATMYLGQLLEIGPASRILSQPAHPYTAALLAAIPDSAPAAGTEELAGEPPSPTDPPTGCTFHPRCPLATEECKRHTPAREPVGNGYSRCHLADKLADGCSEND, translated from the coding sequence ATGCGTCTGAACGTCTCCGATCTCCACGTTCGGTTTCGAACCCGCTCCGGGCCGGTCCACGCCGTCAACGGCGCGTCGTTTACCGTCGACGCGGGCGAAATCGTCGGGCTGGTCGGCGAGAGCGGCTGTGGCAAGTCCACGACTGCCCGTTCGATCACCCGGCTTGAAGGCCCCGGAGAGATCGTCCGTGGCAGTCTCGAGTTCGGCGGAACGGATCTGACAGTCGCAGACGAGCACACGCTCCGGCGACTACGCGGACGCGAACTCGCGATGGTTTTCCAGAACCCGGAGACGACGCTCAACCCGACGTACACGGTCGGCGAGCAGATCGCCGAGGCACTTCGCGTCCACCGTGACCCCGACGACCAGCCGTTTTTCAGGGAGCTGTTCGCCGGTGTAACGTCTCGAATCGGCTCGAATCGCACGCGAAACCGCGTTCTCGAACTGATGGACGAGGTCGGCATTCCCTCTCCAGACGCACGGATCGACGACTATCCACATCAGTTCAGTGGCGGGCTGTGCCAGCGAGCGATGCTCGCTATCGCCCTCGCCCGCCGTCCTTCACTGCTGGTCGCCGACGAGCCGACGACGGCGCTGGATACGACGACCCAGGCGGCGATCCTCGAACGGCTCTCGACGCTCAACGACGAGTACGGGATGGGCATCCTGCTGATTAGTCACGACCTCGGGATCGTCTCACAGTTGTGTGACCGGACGATCGTGATGTACGACGGCGTCGTCGTCGAGTCGGGACCGACAGAACAGTTACTCTCGAATCCCGCCCATCCATACACTAAGGCGCTGCTGGACTGTCGACCCAGTCGATCGGAACCCGGCGAGACGCTGCCGACGGTCGGAGGAAGTCCGCCCGGCGACTCGCCGCCGGCTGGCTGTCGGTTCGTCGAACGCTGTCCGTTCGCTCGCGATAGCTGTCGAGACGACGGGCAGAACGCAGTGTCTCTCCCGTCCGGACGAGTCGTTCGCTGTGACGTTCCGGCGGCCAGAGACGCCGACCTCGAGTCGGTCGGCACTGCGACCGAGTACGACTGCCCGGAACCGACCGTCGAGGACGACCCCTCGACGACGGCCAACGGGATGGCGACCGATTCGTCGACCGGCCCCGACACGCCACGGAGACGACCGTCAACGTCGGCCACCGACGACGAGACGGACCGCGTGGAACCCGTGCTCGAACTCGAGTCTGTCACTAAATCCTTCCGGACTGCCGACGGCGTCCTCGACCGCGTCCTCGGCACTGACGAACAGCTGCCAGCCGTCTCGGACGTCTCACTCGAACTGCGTCGTGGCGAAACGCTCGGACTCGTCGGCGAAAGTGGGTGTGGCAAATCGACGCTCGCTCGTGTGATCGCCGGTCTCGAGTCGCCGACGGACGGAACCGTCTCGCTTCACGGCGAACCCGTCGGTGACGTCGACTCGCGGCGTACAGACCAGCTCTCGGAAGTCGGCGTCGTCTTCCAGAACCCGGGCACGAGCTTCGATCCGCGCCTGACGGTCGGCGAATCACTCGCCGAACCGCTACTCGAGGCTGGCTGGGAAGCGACACGACGGAAAAGACGGATCGAGGAACTTCTCTCGCTCGTCGAGTTGCCACTCGAGTATGCCGACCGGTATCCGGGCCAGCTCTCGAAGGGACAACTCCAGCGGGTTGGGATTGCCCGGGCACTGGCCCTAGAGCCCGCGATACTGCTTCTGGACGAGCCGACCGGTGCACTCGACGTGTCGGTTCAGGCGACTGTCCTCAACGTGCTTGCACGACTCCAAGCGGACCTCGACCTGACGTACCTGTTTGTCTCCCACGACCTCGAGGTCGTCCGTCACGTCGCCGATCGGGTCGCGACGATGTATCTGGGACAACTCCTCGAAATCGGCCCGGCAAGCAGGATACTCTCGCAGCCGGCCCATCCCTACACGGCTGCGTTGCTCGCGGCGATCCCGGACAGCGCTCCGGCAGCCGGAACGGAGGAACTGGCAGGCGAACCGCCCAGCCCGACCGACCCGCCAACGGGCTGTACGTTCCACCCTCGGTGTCCGCTGGCCACCGAAGAGTGCAAGCGCCACACACCAGCCCGGGAACCCGTCGGAAACGGTTACTCGCGGTGTCACCTGGCGGACAAACTCGCCGACGGATGCAGCGAGAACGACTAA
- a CDS encoding RIO1 family regulatory kinase/ATPase domain-containing protein has protein sequence MDLRQLVRGSVEWDRIERVVHTLADRHDREVVRVEFLEADNWLSTPCVIDDEWFVKIVSRQNALVHAVLTTGRNVGAVSAGTGGFFDRFDTPREMVEHEYEATQRMREIGVNAPQPIEAFEVNGLGVLVLEYLPDFESLGTVADEIVADRASELFEMLATLHDHGLAHGDLRGENILVADGNLYFIDATSVHEDRVAETTAYDLACALAVLEPRIGARRSVEAAASVYGASDLLAARRFLDFVRLRPDHEFDSTQLRSELEKAAELDQG, from the coding sequence ATGGATCTCCGCCAGCTCGTCCGCGGCAGCGTCGAGTGGGACCGCATCGAGCGCGTGGTCCACACGCTGGCGGACCGACACGACCGCGAAGTCGTTCGCGTCGAGTTCCTCGAGGCCGACAACTGGCTGTCGACGCCCTGCGTCATCGACGACGAGTGGTTCGTAAAAATCGTTTCGCGCCAGAACGCGCTCGTCCACGCAGTACTCACCACCGGACGAAACGTCGGAGCCGTCTCCGCGGGCACCGGCGGCTTCTTCGACCGGTTCGACACGCCCCGCGAGATGGTCGAACACGAGTACGAGGCGACCCAGCGGATGCGAGAGATCGGCGTCAACGCGCCACAGCCGATCGAAGCCTTCGAGGTCAACGGACTGGGCGTGCTCGTACTCGAGTACCTGCCCGACTTCGAATCGCTGGGGACGGTGGCGGACGAAATCGTCGCAGATCGCGCGTCGGAACTGTTCGAGATGCTCGCGACACTGCACGACCACGGACTCGCCCACGGCGACCTGCGAGGCGAAAACATCCTCGTCGCCGACGGCAACCTCTACTTCATCGACGCCACGAGCGTCCACGAAGATCGCGTCGCGGAGACGACCGCCTACGACCTGGCCTGTGCACTCGCCGTCCTCGAACCCCGGATCGGTGCGCGACGATCGGTCGAGGCGGCCGCGAGCGTCTACGGCGCTTCCGACCTACTCGCTGCCCGCAGGTTCCTGGATTTCGTTCGGCTCCGTCCCGACCACGAGTTCGACTCGACACAACTGCGCAGCGAACTCGAGAAAGCAGCGGAACTGGACCAGGGCTGA
- a CDS encoding IS1595-like element ISNagr6 family transposase, translating to MIPLKTFVSERRAANLLRQVRWRDGVYCPRCRAESAIRYGSYRVFQRYRCKNCDRTFTDQTGTVFEHSAVELRKWFLAVYTYIRFNTSLRQLDVEIDVSYKTVYRRVQRFLRALDAPQPQLEGPVEIDELYVKAGLKGRERDRPSRSRGLSTRGRGSYEQDKLPVFILADRGTGDRYVIPAKAADESTIRLLLADRKEEWLTVYADGFRAYEPLDEDDAFDREYVVHGDGEYADGDVHVNTCESHGSLARSWLSPHRGVSKDKLTPYLRAFQLRRRVYRKPGKEALKTILKTAL from the coding sequence ATGATTCCACTCAAGACGTTCGTCTCGGAGCGTCGCGCCGCGAACCTGCTCCGACAGGTTCGCTGGCGTGACGGCGTCTATTGCCCACGCTGCCGTGCCGAATCCGCGATTCGGTACGGCAGCTATCGGGTGTTTCAGCGATATCGCTGTAAGAATTGCGACCGCACGTTCACCGATCAGACCGGCACCGTCTTTGAACACTCAGCGGTCGAACTCAGGAAGTGGTTTCTCGCCGTCTACACCTACATCCGCTTCAACACCAGTCTTCGGCAGTTAGACGTAGAGATTGATGTCTCCTACAAAACAGTGTACCGGCGCGTCCAGCGCTTCCTGCGAGCGCTGGACGCGCCTCAGCCACAACTCGAAGGACCAGTCGAGATTGACGAACTGTACGTGAAAGCCGGACTCAAAGGCCGCGAGCGCGACCGTCCGTCGCGCTCGCGTGGCCTATCCACGCGCGGAAGAGGATCGTACGAACAGGACAAGCTACCCGTGTTCATTCTGGCTGATCGCGGCACTGGCGACCGCTACGTGATCCCAGCGAAAGCCGCTGATGAATCGACGATTCGACTCCTCCTTGCTGACCGTAAAGAGGAGTGGCTCACGGTCTATGCCGACGGCTTTCGAGCGTACGAACCGCTTGATGAGGACGACGCATTCGACCGCGAATACGTCGTCCACGGCGACGGCGAATACGCCGATGGAGACGTTCACGTCAATACCTGCGAGAGCCACGGATCGCTGGCGCGATCCTGGCTCTCGCCCCATCGAGGCGTCTCCAAGGACAAGCTCACGCCGTATCTCCGAGCCTTCCAGCTCCGTCGCCGCGTGTATCGAAAACCGGGAAAAGAAGCGCTGAAAACCATCCTCAAAACTGCGCTATGA
- a CDS encoding DUF7544 domain-containing protein, with product MDAVDDLGDAIDVTRDLLWPVQFGLWIKLAIVVLFVAGVGLGGGVPTADVGPLLEDPEFDVDPVDDPAVDDPALEEPPESVGDLIGELPEEALVVAAVVLVALLLLWLLFAVIGAIMEFVFVESLRSKEVRILRFGRENLGRGLQLFLFRFVVGLVAVGIGAALFATVGLGIVGDLSPGIAAFLLVVAGVALYAPYAIVMRFTSEFVAPVMLLEERGIFSGWKRFWGTLTSNLGEYAVYLVLVWILQIVVSIAITFLLAILGLVVAIPFVILLVLLVVLGEVGVLLAIPVVALGVLAFLLLGAFVQMPFRSYFQYYALLLLGDTNTDLDLIPEQREAARDSADEPAESVDREADSSAPDGRWGRDDRDDAEPDESSLWDEATERDGEDGDDSEDATDDDRGW from the coding sequence ATGGATGCAGTAGACGACCTGGGGGACGCAATCGACGTCACGCGCGATCTCCTGTGGCCCGTACAGTTCGGACTGTGGATCAAACTCGCGATCGTCGTCTTGTTCGTCGCTGGTGTGGGCTTGGGCGGTGGCGTTCCGACGGCCGACGTTGGACCACTGCTCGAGGACCCCGAGTTCGACGTCGACCCAGTCGACGATCCGGCAGTCGACGACCCCGCTCTCGAGGAGCCACCCGAGAGTGTTGGCGACCTGATCGGTGAACTGCCCGAAGAGGCGCTCGTCGTCGCGGCTGTCGTACTCGTTGCTCTCTTGTTACTCTGGCTACTCTTTGCAGTGATCGGTGCGATCATGGAGTTCGTCTTCGTCGAATCCCTGCGATCGAAGGAGGTGCGTATCCTGCGGTTTGGCCGAGAGAATCTCGGTCGTGGCCTCCAGTTGTTCCTGTTCAGGTTCGTCGTCGGTCTCGTCGCTGTTGGGATCGGGGCCGCGTTGTTCGCGACGGTCGGCCTCGGAATCGTCGGTGACCTCTCACCAGGGATAGCGGCTTTCCTCCTCGTTGTAGCGGGGGTCGCTCTCTATGCACCCTACGCTATCGTGATGCGTTTTACCTCCGAGTTCGTCGCACCGGTTATGCTGCTCGAGGAGCGTGGCATCTTCTCGGGCTGGAAGCGTTTCTGGGGGACTCTCACATCGAACCTGGGTGAGTACGCCGTCTACCTGGTTCTCGTTTGGATTCTCCAGATCGTCGTCAGTATCGCTATCACTTTCCTGCTGGCGATTCTCGGACTGGTCGTTGCGATTCCGTTCGTGATCCTCCTCGTTTTGCTCGTCGTTCTGGGGGAGGTCGGTGTGTTGCTCGCGATACCGGTCGTCGCTCTCGGCGTGCTCGCGTTCTTGTTGCTTGGGGCGTTCGTCCAGATGCCGTTCCGGAGTTACTTCCAGTACTACGCCTTGCTGTTGCTTGGGGACACGAACACCGATCTGGACCTGATCCCCGAACAGCGGGAGGCTGCCCGCGACAGTGCCGACGAACCTGCCGAGTCGGTCGATCGAGAGGCTGACTCGTCTGCACCCGACGGCCGCTGGGGACGTGACGACCGCGACGATGCGGAGCCAGACGAGTCCTCGCTGTGGGACGAAGCCACGGAGCGAGACGGCGAAGACGGTGACGACAGTGAAGACGCCACAGACGACGACCGGGGCTGGTAA
- a CDS encoding helix-turn-helix domain-containing protein has product MSLEGELSSVRLTLDLWHPNCWAVESTDRTGGGVLAHAVYNSPTTDGSPETVRGLFTSFGDTSAEVEQLLDAIRDSDHSGEVFELQERFGRARNAPGNVVREFFLEYDPSEMVCPTLLEHGFVHSAPVRIEDGSEEWNLCFAGDRSAIDDSLDDVREQTGAEVTVTSITTSEEPERSTRNERLDTLTIAQREVFDHARETGYYEWPRETTTRELADDMDLAKSTLLEHLRRAESKLLDP; this is encoded by the coding sequence ATGAGTTTGGAGGGAGAATTATCGAGCGTTCGGTTGACCCTCGACCTATGGCACCCGAACTGTTGGGCGGTCGAGTCGACCGATCGAACGGGGGGTGGCGTGCTCGCACACGCGGTTTACAACTCGCCGACGACCGACGGGAGTCCGGAGACGGTACGCGGGCTGTTTACCTCGTTCGGCGACACGTCGGCGGAGGTCGAGCAACTCCTGGACGCGATCCGTGACTCCGACCACTCGGGCGAAGTGTTCGAACTCCAGGAACGGTTCGGCCGCGCTCGCAACGCCCCAGGTAACGTCGTCCGCGAGTTCTTCCTCGAGTACGACCCGAGCGAGATGGTCTGCCCGACACTGCTCGAACACGGGTTCGTCCACAGCGCGCCGGTCCGCATCGAGGACGGCAGCGAGGAGTGGAATCTCTGTTTCGCCGGCGACCGATCGGCGATCGACGACTCGCTGGACGACGTCCGCGAACAGACCGGTGCCGAGGTGACGGTGACCTCGATCACGACCTCGGAGGAACCCGAGCGCTCGACCCGCAACGAACGGCTCGACACGCTGACGATTGCCCAGCGCGAGGTGTTCGACCACGCCCGCGAGACCGGCTACTACGAGTGGCCTCGCGAGACTACGACCCGCGAACTGGCCGACGACATGGATCTCGCGAAGTCGACGCTGCTCGAGCATCTGCGGAGGGCCGAATCGAAACTGCTTGATCCCTGA
- a CDS encoding acyl-CoA dehydrogenase family protein, producing the protein MEFDVPDEHRMIRETVRDFCENEIEPIAQEIEEEHRFPEEIFDQLAELDMMGVPISEEYGGLGGDTLMYSLVAEELGRVSGAIGLSYVAHTSLASKPIELFGTEEQKERWLRPLVDGEYLGGWALTEPGSGSDASDMDTTAEKREVNGSERSSVTAEKDGDEWIIDGTKQFITNASVAGSVLVKAVTEPGAGYDGISTFIVDPEEDDGFEVTTVWDKMGLNASPTCEIQLENVRVPEDRLLGEEGDGWKQTKKTLDGGRISIAALSTGLAQGAYEHAKAYSQEREQFGQPISEFDAIRDKVVDMHRKVERARLLTYKAATTYDEGDPVTRESALAKLDASEAAREVAEDAVQVLGGYGYTTDFAPQRFYCDAKLMEIGEGTSEIQHLVIGREIGL; encoded by the coding sequence ATGGAGTTCGACGTACCCGACGAACACCGGATGATCCGGGAAACTGTCAGGGACTTCTGTGAAAACGAGATCGAGCCGATCGCACAGGAGATCGAGGAAGAACATCGGTTCCCCGAGGAGATCTTCGACCAGCTCGCGGAGCTAGATATGATGGGCGTCCCCATCTCCGAGGAGTACGGTGGGCTCGGAGGCGACACGCTGATGTACTCGCTGGTCGCCGAAGAACTCGGTCGCGTCTCCGGAGCGATCGGCCTGTCGTACGTCGCCCACACGTCACTCGCGTCGAAGCCGATCGAACTGTTTGGCACCGAAGAGCAGAAAGAACGGTGGCTGCGCCCGCTCGTGGACGGCGAGTATCTCGGCGGCTGGGCGCTGACCGAGCCGGGAAGCGGCTCCGACGCCTCCGACATGGACACCACTGCAGAGAAACGCGAGGTGAACGGCTCGGAACGGAGCAGCGTAACCGCGGAGAAAGACGGCGACGAGTGGATCATCGACGGCACAAAGCAGTTCATCACGAACGCAAGCGTCGCCGGCTCCGTCCTCGTCAAGGCGGTCACGGAACCCGGAGCCGGCTACGACGGCATCTCGACGTTCATCGTCGACCCCGAGGAGGACGACGGCTTCGAGGTGACAACGGTCTGGGACAAGATGGGACTGAACGCCTCACCAACCTGTGAGATACAACTCGAGAACGTCCGGGTTCCAGAAGATCGCCTACTCGGTGAGGAAGGCGACGGCTGGAAGCAGACGAAAAAGACCTTAGACGGTGGGCGGATCTCGATTGCGGCACTTTCGACGGGGCTCGCCCAGGGTGCTTACGAGCACGCGAAGGCCTACAGCCAAGAGCGCGAGCAGTTCGGCCAGCCAATCTCGGAGTTCGACGCGATCAGGGACAAAGTCGTCGACATGCATCGGAAAGTCGAACGCGCACGCCTGTTGACTTACAAGGCTGCGACGACTTACGACGAGGGCGACCCCGTCACCCGCGAGTCGGCGCTTGCGAAACTCGACGCCAGCGAGGCCGCCCGGGAGGTCGCCGAAGACGCCGTCCAGGTGCTGGGCGGCTACGGTTACACGACGGATTTCGCTCCACAGCGGTTCTACTGCGACGCCAAACTGATGGAGATTGGCGAAGGGACCAGCGAGATCCAACACCTCGTCATCGGCCGTGAAATCGGCCTGTAA
- a CDS encoding ABC transporter substrate-binding protein encodes MTEQTNVTMDRRTALKTTLGAGTLAFAGCLADSNEDVFRVGSPWEVDRDPLDGGSALRRVGITEALVTVDYDATPGPGLAVDWERVADTRWEFSLREGVTFHDGETLTAETAVASLERTVESPAFASVPITAVEAVDESTVTLETDSPFAPLPAHLSRHEAVILGSGSFADGQLTKPVGTGPFAVESIQPGTELLAIRNNEYYGEVATIESVRYEVVEDDQIRRMKLENDELEMARILPQETVDDLESTDGVDVYTPEIPRIRFLTFDTTTEPFDDRQVRQAMNHAVDRRELTESVLEGVDEPAVGPISPALSDWANPDLEEPLYDPDRARDLLDDAGWTGDGGGDERTRGGEPLSVEVVTYDARSLPLIAEVIQGQLADVGIDLSIELVEYGTMLDRVSRESFDAYLTSWSTLWYPDPDRLADMFHSDSDLHHGYENEDVDDLLENARELEDREERRDRYYEVQSTVREDAPIAVLTNYTNVIAVSSAVGGYDPHPTETTYGLERVDRESG; translated from the coding sequence ATGACTGAGCAAACGAACGTCACGATGGATCGACGCACCGCATTGAAGACTACCCTCGGCGCAGGCACGCTCGCGTTCGCAGGTTGTCTCGCCGATAGCAACGAGGACGTGTTCCGCGTCGGCTCGCCGTGGGAGGTCGACCGGGACCCCCTCGACGGCGGGTCCGCGCTCAGACGGGTCGGGATCACCGAGGCGCTCGTGACCGTCGACTACGACGCAACTCCTGGACCAGGGCTGGCGGTCGACTGGGAGCGCGTCGCCGACACTCGCTGGGAATTTTCTCTCCGGGAAGGCGTTACCTTCCACGACGGCGAGACACTCACCGCAGAGACCGCTGTCGCCTCCCTCGAACGCACCGTCGAGTCGCCAGCCTTCGCCAGCGTTCCCATCACAGCAGTCGAAGCCGTCGACGAATCGACCGTCACCCTCGAGACCGACTCACCGTTTGCCCCACTTCCGGCACACCTCTCCCGTCACGAGGCGGTCATCCTTGGCTCTGGCTCGTTCGCGGACGGACAGCTCACGAAACCCGTCGGAACCGGCCCGTTTGCCGTCGAATCGATCCAGCCCGGCACCGAACTCCTGGCGATCCGGAACAACGAGTACTACGGCGAGGTGGCGACGATCGAGTCAGTCCGCTACGAGGTCGTCGAGGACGACCAGATTCGCCGGATGAAACTCGAAAACGACGAACTCGAGATGGCCCGCATTCTCCCACAAGAGACGGTCGACGATCTCGAGAGTACTGACGGTGTCGACGTCTACACGCCCGAAATACCTCGCATTCGGTTTTTGACGTTCGACACGACCACCGAACCGTTCGACGACCGGCAGGTACGGCAGGCGATGAACCACGCCGTCGACAGACGAGAACTCACCGAATCGGTCCTCGAGGGCGTCGACGAACCCGCGGTCGGCCCCATCTCTCCCGCACTCTCCGACTGGGCGAATCCGGATCTCGAGGAACCACTGTACGATCCCGACCGGGCACGTGACCTGCTCGACGACGCCGGATGGACGGGAGACGGCGGTGGTGACGAACGAACCCGGGGCGGCGAACCACTCTCGGTCGAGGTCGTCACCTACGACGCCCGAAGTCTCCCGCTGATCGCCGAGGTGATCCAGGGGCAACTCGCCGATGTCGGGATCGATCTCTCTATCGAACTCGTCGAGTACGGCACGATGCTCGATCGAGTCTCGAGAGAGTCCTTCGACGCCTATCTCACCTCTTGGAGCACGCTGTGGTATCCAGACCCCGATAGGCTCGCCGACATGTTTCACTCCGATAGCGATCTTCACCACGGGTACGAGAACGAAGACGTCGACGACTTACTCGAGAACGCCCGCGAACTCGAGGATCGGGAAGAACGACGAGACCGGTACTACGAGGTACAGTCGACGGTCCGTGAGGATGCCCCGATCGCCGTCTTGACGAACTATACGAACGTCATCGCGGTCTCTTCGGCCGTCGGCGGTTACGATCCTCATCCGACAGAAACCACGTACGGACTCGAGCGGGTCGACCGCGAGTCCGGGTAA
- a CDS encoding IS630-like element ISNagr8 family transposase gives MGGDRRGELVRHLSEEELDRLLDEADDPKVVKRLTFVKRLYKGATYEEAADDVGKSASTGSRWARRWNDGGLGQLTPNFGGGRPPKLGDEEQECLLELLREGQPWKAQEVHQLLDEEFDVEYHPDYLGRFLRNLGLSYAKPRPKRPSRPENADEILEERVADAFDEETETAHNKRPEDEDEGWVLDDDICTDGGTIVGFCDASHPQPYDNSHRLWYVDDPTLERPLVKLDEPAVGCYTLNGESVLTFPEDQSKENICALLEEVREQNPGTRILLVLDNFSSHICEHTRKRAHQLGIDLVFLPVGSPHLNPIEQVWKVLKRNASPIVVASESAFRTLARRLFNTLTDRLGFAKSWIDQFLSPYLQKLS, from the coding sequence ATGGGAGGAGACCGGCGGGGCGAGCTCGTTCGTCATCTGAGCGAGGAGGAGTTGGATCGTCTGCTGGACGAAGCAGACGATCCAAAGGTCGTCAAGCGGCTCACCTTTGTCAAACGTCTCTACAAGGGTGCAACGTACGAAGAAGCAGCCGACGACGTTGGGAAATCTGCGTCGACTGGAAGTCGCTGGGCACGTCGATGGAACGATGGCGGGCTGGGTCAGTTGACACCGAACTTCGGGGGCGGAAGGCCCCCGAAGCTCGGTGACGAGGAACAAGAGTGTCTTCTAGAACTTCTCCGGGAGGGACAGCCCTGGAAAGCACAGGAAGTTCACCAGCTCTTGGACGAAGAGTTCGATGTTGAGTACCATCCGGATTATCTCGGTCGATTCCTCCGGAATCTCGGACTGTCTTACGCTAAACCACGTCCAAAACGTCCCTCACGGCCAGAAAATGCAGATGAAATCCTCGAAGAACGCGTCGCAGACGCGTTCGACGAGGAAACAGAGACAGCACATAACAAGCGTCCCGAGGATGAGGACGAAGGCTGGGTTCTCGACGACGATATCTGTACAGATGGAGGAACTATCGTCGGTTTTTGTGACGCTTCTCATCCGCAACCATACGACAATTCGCATCGACTGTGGTACGTCGATGATCCGACACTCGAACGACCGCTGGTGAAGCTTGACGAACCAGCGGTCGGGTGCTATACGCTCAACGGCGAAAGTGTCCTGACCTTTCCTGAAGATCAATCGAAAGAGAACATCTGTGCCCTATTGGAGGAGGTCCGCGAGCAGAATCCGGGAACGCGGATTCTGCTCGTCTTGGACAACTTCTCGTCTCACATCTGTGAGCACACGCGCAAGCGCGCACATCAACTCGGTATCGATCTCGTCTTTCTTCCGGTCGGTTCACCGCATCTCAATCCAATCGAGCAGGTCTGGAAAGTGCTCAAACGGAATGCTTCACCAATCGTCGTGGCGAGCGAGAGCGCGTTCCGCACTCTCGCTCGCCGCCTCTTCAACACCCTCACCGATCGACTTGGATTCGCCAAGTCTTGGATCGACCAGTTCCTCAGTCCATATTTGCAAAAGTTATCTTGA